The following coding sequences are from one Shewanella violacea DSS12 window:
- a CDS encoding YggN family protein, giving the protein MRKLATSIGISTVLLVSGTITSVSAHEEHSSASYSSDNSHCEVALNYDITVEPKLLSISDAGKEVYRIEMGKLYVQGEQVPLNARQEKLLSQYSDQVSTQVPEVIALVHDAVGIASTAASMALTPLLGDAAGAKLDEMMDGFQQRVEKLAYQNGDKFYLGSTESSLEDTFGEDFEQEVEQLVKNSIGTMMMNLGSEMLSGDGDSFEQKMQSFGQKMENVGQDIELQMEAQAQELESRADKMCDKFQNLIALEQQLRIAVPELEKYPLIDAPKVELLE; this is encoded by the coding sequence ATGAGAAAATTAGCCACTTCTATTGGGATCAGTACGGTCTTACTCGTTAGCGGAACAATCACCTCAGTTTCTGCTCACGAAGAGCATTCATCGGCTTCATATTCCAGTGACAATAGCCATTGTGAGGTTGCACTCAACTATGACATCACAGTTGAGCCTAAGTTATTGTCGATAAGTGATGCAGGCAAAGAAGTGTATCGCATCGAGATGGGTAAGCTATATGTTCAAGGCGAGCAGGTGCCCTTGAATGCCAGACAAGAGAAACTCTTGAGTCAGTATTCAGACCAAGTGTCGACTCAGGTTCCGGAAGTTATCGCTCTGGTTCATGATGCGGTTGGTATCGCATCGACTGCGGCGAGTATGGCATTAACCCCGCTACTGGGTGACGCAGCAGGTGCCAAACTTGATGAGATGATGGATGGGTTCCAGCAGAGAGTCGAGAAACTTGCCTACCAAAATGGCGATAAGTTCTATCTAGGTTCTACCGAATCTTCTTTGGAAGATACTTTTGGTGAAGATTTTGAGCAAGAAGTTGAGCAATTAGTCAAAAACTCCATCGGTACCATGATGATGAATTTAGGCAGCGAGATGCTTTCCGGTGATGGCGATTCATTTGAACAGAAAATGCAATCCTTTGGCCAAAAAATGGAAAATGTGGGTCAAGATATAGAGTTGCAGATGGAGGCTCAAGCACAAGAACTTGAGTCTAGAGCTGACAAAATGTGTGATAAATTTCAAAACTTGATTGCTCTTGAGCAGCAACTCAGAATCGCCGTTCCTGAGTTGGAAAAATACCCACTCATAGATGCGCCTAAAGTGGAATTGCTCGAATAG
- a CDS encoding LysR family transcriptional regulator, with translation MLELLEPIAIFTHVARAGSFSSAARKLGISKSKVSTQVADLEHKLGVQLIQRTTRSLSLTEAGQLLYAQGEELLRDADQAIASVHNLNDATRGVLKVGISQSFGTMHIIPALPDFMATHPELELQISLLDHKVDVVSEGLDLLLTMSEQLPLGMVARPLMKCQFLLAASPSYIEKHGQPDRPEQLVDHNCLVYHGEWHEHSVWQFKQGEDYCEIGVSGNFRVDNAPALKSAAISGLGVVYLASYLLEDEVEKGTLVPLLQDWQLTHHLPLQAVYPRRKHLAPKVSAFIDFIKGHIGSPPYWDAPYTELYAKRK, from the coding sequence ATGTTAGAACTATTGGAACCTATCGCAATATTTACTCATGTTGCCAGAGCTGGCAGCTTTAGTTCCGCAGCAAGAAAGTTGGGGATTTCTAAATCCAAAGTAAGTACTCAAGTAGCCGATCTTGAACATAAATTAGGTGTGCAGTTAATTCAGCGCACCACCCGGAGCCTAAGTTTAACTGAGGCAGGACAACTCCTGTACGCACAAGGTGAAGAGTTACTTAGGGATGCCGATCAAGCCATTGCGAGTGTTCATAATCTAAATGATGCCACTCGTGGTGTGTTAAAGGTTGGAATATCTCAGTCATTCGGTACCATGCATATCATTCCTGCCTTACCTGATTTTATGGCTACTCATCCTGAGTTAGAGTTACAAATTAGCTTGTTAGATCATAAAGTCGATGTCGTCAGTGAAGGACTTGATCTGCTGTTGACCATGTCAGAGCAACTGCCCTTAGGTATGGTTGCTAGACCTCTTATGAAGTGCCAGTTCTTGCTTGCTGCTTCTCCATCATATATAGAGAAACACGGCCAGCCCGATCGTCCAGAGCAGTTAGTTGATCATAATTGTTTGGTCTATCATGGCGAGTGGCACGAACATAGTGTGTGGCAGTTTAAACAGGGTGAAGATTACTGTGAGATAGGTGTCTCGGGTAACTTTAGAGTAGACAATGCCCCGGCCTTGAAATCTGCTGCGATCAGCGGGCTAGGTGTGGTTTATCTTGCCAGTTACCTGCTTGAGGATGAAGTAGAGAAGGGAACCTTAGTGCCCTTGCTTCAAGATTGGCAGCTAACTCATCATCTGCCTCTTCAAGCTGTATACCCAAGAAGGAAACACTTGGCACCTAAGGTCAGTGCCTTTATCGATTTCATTAAGGGACATATTGGTTCACCGCCATATTGGGATGCCCCTTACACTGAATTGTACGCCAAAAGAAAGTGA